Proteins co-encoded in one Prosthecobacter algae genomic window:
- a CDS encoding DUF1080 domain-containing protein, which produces MKSYLTPALLLALATTLSAADKPAAAAPEKPSPIGYSDTPVIPGTQWKVHDIDRPRPEYVAPGAKLGDAPADAIVLFDGKNADAFVSYKKDDKGKPTKELGPCAWKVENGELIVDGGDSWTKEQFASCQFHIEWKSEPHTEGNSQKKGNGGVFFMDRYECQMLDTYNNPTYADGMTGCIYGQTPPLVNAVKKPGEWQSYDIIFTAPKLEGDKVVEPAYVTTFVNGVCVQVHTKIMGPTKHKNITDYSGSFPATAPLRLQDHKNNPPVRLRNIWVRKL; this is translated from the coding sequence ATGAAGTCCTACCTTACCCCTGCCCTGTTGCTGGCCCTGGCCACCACTCTCAGCGCGGCTGACAAGCCCGCTGCTGCTGCCCCTGAGAAACCGTCTCCCATTGGCTATTCCGATACTCCCGTGATCCCAGGTACCCAGTGGAAGGTGCATGACATCGACCGCCCACGGCCTGAATACGTGGCCCCAGGTGCCAAGCTGGGAGATGCCCCAGCAGATGCCATTGTGCTTTTCGATGGTAAAAATGCGGACGCTTTTGTCTCCTATAAAAAGGACGACAAGGGCAAGCCCACCAAGGAACTGGGACCTTGCGCCTGGAAAGTGGAAAATGGTGAACTCATCGTGGACGGTGGTGACTCCTGGACCAAGGAACAGTTCGCGAGCTGCCAGTTCCACATCGAGTGGAAAAGCGAGCCCCACACCGAAGGCAACTCCCAGAAAAAGGGCAATGGCGGTGTCTTCTTCATGGACCGTTATGAGTGCCAGATGCTGGACACCTATAACAACCCCACCTATGCCGATGGCATGACGGGCTGTATCTATGGCCAGACCCCTCCGCTGGTGAATGCCGTGAAAAAGCCAGGCGAATGGCAGAGCTACGACATCATCTTCACCGCGCCAAAACTGGAAGGCGATAAAGTGGTGGAGCCCGCCTACGTCACCACTTTTGTGAACGGCGTCTGCGTGCAGGTGCATACTAAAATCATGGGCCCCACCAAGCACAAGAACATCACCGACTACAGCGGCAGCTTCCCCGCCACTGCGCCACTGCGTCTTCAGGATCACAAAAATAACCCACCTGTGCGCCTACGTAACATCTGGGTGCGCAAGCTGTAA